From Halorubrum salinarum, the proteins below share one genomic window:
- a CDS encoding creatininase family protein — MRLSEVTWTDVRDADVDVAFLPVGSTEQHGPHAPLGTDALNAVAVAEAGADAYERPGSDESADAERGEVAVAPPVPVGVAEEHRAFDGTMWVSPETFRAYVRESAESLVSHGVDRVVFVNGHGGNVEALAEVARRFSRDGAHAGYGVAFTWFEAVGDHASDMGHAGPLETALLRATNPDLVREERVDEAGAGAADRWGEWVAGVNLAHDSDEFTDNGVVGDPRAGDAERGRELLDRASASLAELAAAVVERET; from the coding sequence ATGCGCCTCAGCGAGGTCACGTGGACCGACGTCCGCGACGCCGACGTCGACGTCGCGTTCCTCCCGGTCGGCAGCACGGAACAGCACGGGCCGCACGCCCCGCTCGGTACCGACGCCCTGAACGCCGTCGCGGTCGCCGAGGCGGGCGCCGACGCATACGAGCGACCGGGGTCGGACGAATCCGCCGACGCGGAGCGCGGGGAGGTCGCGGTCGCGCCGCCGGTCCCGGTCGGCGTCGCCGAGGAACACCGCGCGTTCGACGGGACGATGTGGGTCTCGCCGGAGACGTTCCGGGCGTACGTCCGCGAGTCCGCCGAGTCGCTGGTCTCGCACGGGGTCGACCGCGTCGTGTTCGTCAACGGTCACGGGGGGAACGTCGAGGCGCTCGCGGAGGTCGCCAGGCGGTTCTCGCGCGACGGCGCCCACGCGGGGTACGGCGTCGCGTTCACCTGGTTCGAGGCGGTCGGCGACCACGCGAGCGACATGGGCCACGCCGGCCCGCTGGAGACGGCGCTGCTGCGCGCGACGAACCCGGACCTGGTCCGGGAGGAGCGCGTCGACGAGGCGGGCGCGGGCGCCGCCGACCGGTGGGGCGAGTGGGTCGCCGGGGTGAACCTCGCGCACGACTCCGACGAGTTCACCGACAACGGCGTCGTCGGCGACCCGCGGGCGGGCGACGCGGAGCGGGGGCGGGAACTGCTCGACCGCGCGAGCGCGTCGCTCGCCGAGCTGGCGGCGGCGGTGGTCGAGCGAGAGACCTGA
- a CDS encoding DUF5790 family protein — translation MAQSTFDDDDLFGEAAEETRAEVEEHLAAARDQLPDPDAVWETDADNVLGALNGLKSALDAGDAVDSVRSAKKAYVLGERADAFEDADDLKAEIEELESLVGDIESAADEVASLTGTVPAIRGALQDAADEE, via the coding sequence ATGGCTCAGTCCACGTTCGACGACGACGACCTGTTCGGCGAGGCGGCCGAGGAGACCCGCGCGGAGGTCGAAGAGCACCTCGCGGCGGCGCGCGACCAGCTCCCCGATCCGGACGCGGTGTGGGAGACGGACGCGGACAACGTCCTCGGCGCGCTCAACGGGCTGAAGTCCGCGCTCGACGCAGGCGACGCGGTCGACAGCGTGCGCTCGGCGAAGAAGGCGTACGTCCTCGGCGAGCGCGCCGACGCCTTCGAGGACGCCGACGACCTGAAGGCGGAGATAGAGGAGCTGGAGTCGCTCGTCGGCGACATCGAGAGCGCGGCCGACGAGGTGGCCTCCCTCACCGGCACCGTCCCCGCGATCCGCGGCGCGCTCCAGGACGCGGCCGACGAGGAGTAG